Proteins from a genomic interval of Benincasa hispida cultivar B227 chromosome 7, ASM972705v1, whole genome shotgun sequence:
- the LOC120081079 gene encoding uncharacterized protein LOC120081079, whose product MNSLIIQLLASEKLNGDNYSAWKSNLNTILIVDDLRFVLSEECPQAPASNANRTVREAYDRWVKANEKACVYILASMSDVLAKKHESLATAKEIIDSLREMFGQLSWSLRHEAIKHIYTKRMKEGTSVREHVLDMMMYFNIAKVNGGPIDEANQVSFILQSLPKSFIPFETNVSLNKIEFNLTTLLNEL is encoded by the coding sequence atgaatagcttgataattcaactcttagcttccgagaaactaaacggcgataattattcggcatggaaatcaaatctaaacacaaTACTGATAGTTGACGATTTAAGATTTGTCTTaagtgaggaatgtcctcaagcccCAGCCTCAAATGCTAACCGaactgttcgggaagcatacgatcgatgggtcaaagccaatgaaaaggcttgtgtttacattcttgccagcatgtctgatgttttggcaaagaaacatgaatccttagctacggctaaagagataatagattcattaagAGAAATGTTTGGGCAACTATCATGGTCCCTTAGACACGAGGCAATTAAGCACATTTACACGAAGAGGATGAAGgaggggacctctgttagagaacatgtcctggacatgatgatgTACTTCAATATCGCTAAAGTAAATGGTGGACCCATTGATGAGGCTAACcaggttagctttatcttacaatctcttccgaagagttttataCCTTTTGAGACAAATGTGtctttaaataagatagaatttaacctCACTACCCTTCTTAACGAGCTCTAG